Within the Drosophila melanogaster chromosome 3R genome, the region AAGCCCGCCGACCATGCCCCTGCAGCAAGAGTAAACTGCTCCTCGAACCCGCCGCCCACTGCATTCTGCAAACTTTggttgcagcaacagcagcagcagcagcaacagcagcagcaacagcagcagcagcaacagcaacaccagcaacaccaatcccagcagcagcaactctaCGAACAGCAGCAGGCTTGGCTCTAGAAAAGAATAAACACGCACAACGTGTAAGTGGAAAGTTAAATGGAAACTACATGTGCGGGTTCAACATCAACAAAGCAGGAGCAACAATAAACAACATTTAAAAGCCGCTGGGGCTGAAGTTGGAGCAAAACTTTTCACCAGCACGTTGCgtttgcaaattaaatgcacattATGCCGACATGTAAATAGATAATGCTGTATATAGGCAAGTTGGGACAGGGAAACTTAATCGTAAAGCGAGCAGGCCCAGTAATCTTAAGACGCGAATAatcaaaaagccaaaaaagcaAATGTATCTCACAGATAAACAACAGCAATCGGGGGCCTGTGGGCTGCAGGATGAAAGCAAAAAGCTGAAAGTAgcataaaagcaaaaataaattgtgcgTTAATGATAAGCGGCGCACATTTCAGCggcataaaatttattaaaatatgcGCACAAGGCAGACAGCGCGGAAAACTTAGCAATGCCGGGCCCCCAAAAGTAGGCAGCACAAACAGACCcacgcagacacacacacacacacacacacacacagacaggcaCATACTGGAAAAGGACTTCTTCCGGAAATCGTTGGcgataaatataaaattttattgtgCTCCGTATCTGGCCgaatctgtatgtgtgtgtttgcgtgcGCCTggaagtaaattaaatatacgTTTTTATTAACTACTAAGAACCAATTTGATACGCATTTAAATAATGCCTCTTACACAAGAGCACACAGAAGATTatgtaaaatttaattttactgcagccagcggcagcaacgagaaaagccaaataaatgtAGAAGCCTAAATGTGtatgtaatttaaataaaatatattcgtAGAAGAGAAAGATACTCTAGTGTAGCCCCAACTACTTACTTACTTATGCCAACAACGTCCAAcaatttcaataatatttacGTAAGCGAACACTTTCGACCATATACGTTAAGCCCCATTTAGCTTAGTTTAATCATTTGCAACTAATTTAAGTCCGTCCGCTGGTTGACCTTCTCGACCTCTGTGACTCCTGAATTGTGTAAATATCCCTTTTGTTAACAAATATTACTCAACAATTTGTGCGGTCAAACTAGAGCTAACGAGTAGGAACGAATACGGAATGCATATGAAACATTATCGATAAAACACTTTAACAATCTACTGCATATGGGTGTTAACTGCAAAACgaaaaggaaatataaatatatacgaTTAAATGTCTCTAACAAGATTTTACCATGAGTGTGTCACTTTTatataaatctatatatatatatatctaatatatacaataaaattacaagTGAAAAATAAACTGCAAGCGACATTTTATACAAACATTCACAAAGCAgatttttattcgttttccGGGGGCAGACATCTGTGCTATCTGgggctatataaaaaaaatccacCCTCGGGGGCACTTCAACTGTAAGGAAACAGTAAAAGCATGGTCCTTTGATAAGCGAGTGGACAGGATGGCCAAGACAAGGAGGGCCAAGTCGAGTTAGCCAAAGCCAAGCGATAAGATGCCAGGAGACAAAGGCGCCAGCGAAACTTTCAAGTCGAAAGTCGAGTCGTGGACAACAATGCAAAGGGGTCCTGCGAAATTAGCCAACTTACGCGGAACAAAGAAAGGCTCTCACGAATTATGAATGGCCTTGCATAAGTTCGGCTCAAGTGGCCAAGCCACCTCGAGCTCAGAGATTCGGGCTCCACAACAACTTGAAGTGAAAACTACGCTTGAATCCCTTGAATTATGAGTGAGCAGCTATTAAATACTTTCTTTTTGTGACAGCATTACTTACTTATCCAACGAGCTAAACTACTAAGCTGACTTAAATCACTGAATTAATTCTGAGACCCACCTCGTATAAACCCCAGCCATCCTGGAAATAAACTACAAAAACTGTCAACACTAGAGTAAAGGCAGTTCCACACGCATAcgcacaatttttttaaattttgtttgatATTTTAAACACATGAAATCTCGTGGATAACCAAAGTCATACTCATACTCATACCGACATACTCAGGAATCTCAGATCAGATGGCTTCCCAGAGTAAGAACAGTGGGTTGACCAACAAGGTGACCACGGTGGTGGCCACCAATGCCTTCGGCGCTGATGTGATGAGCGAGATCAGCTACACGGACGCGAAAGTTGTGGGCAATGGCAGCTTCGGCGTGGTCTTCCAGGCCAAAATGGTGCCCAGCAACGAAATGGTGGCCATAAAGAAGGTCCTGCAGGATCGGCGCTTCAAGAATCGGGAACTGCAAATCATGCGCAAGCTGCGCCACGATAACATCATAACTCTCAAGTGGTTCTTCTTTTCAAGTGGCGAGAAAAGGGACGAGGTCTATCTGAACCTGGTCATGGAGTTCTTGCCGGAGACGCTGTATAAAGTGGAGCGACAGTACGCAAGGGCAAAGCAAACCTTGCCAGTTAACTTTGTCCGACTTTACATGTACCAGCTGCTGAGGAGCATGGGATATCTCCACAGCTTGGGATTCTGTCACAGGGACATCAAGCCGCAGAACATGCTGCTCGATTCGGAGACGGGTGTGCTTAAGCTCTGCGATTTCGGCAGTGCCAAGCAGCTGATCTCCGGCGAACCCAATGTCTCGTACATCTGCTCAAGGTACTATCGTGCGCCTGAGCTAATTTTTGGCTCCACTGACTATACCACCAAGATCGATATGTGGAGCGCCGGGTGTGTGATGTCAGAGTTGCTGCTGGGCCAGCTCATCTTTCCCGGGGACTCGGGAGTGGACCAGATTGTAGAGATCGTCAAGGTTATGGGCACTCCCACCTCGGAGCAGCTCCATGACATGAATCCGCATTACAAGCAGTTCAAGTTGCCGGAACTGAAGCCGCACCCCTGGTCCAAGGTGTTCAGGATTCGCACACCGGCGGAGGCCATAGATCTGGTCTCCAAGATGCTGATATACTCGCCCAATGCCAGGGTTTCTCCGTTGATGGGCTGTGCCCATCCGTTCTTCGACGAACTTCGTCAGGATCCACACCAGCAGTTGCCCAACGGCAGGAGCTTGCCGCCGCTGTTTAACTTTACAGACTATGAGAAAACCATCGAGCCGGATACaatgccgctgctgctgccgcggGCTCAGGGTTCCAGCACCACCAAGGAGCCAAGTGCTGCCCACAGGAACCGCAATACAGCCGGGGAGGAGAGCCCTCGGAAAACGGAGGACAGCCAAA harbors:
- the gskt gene encoding gasket, with translation MASQSKNSGLTNKVTTVVATNAFGADVMSEISYTDAKVVGNGSFGVVFQAKMVPSNEMVAIKKVLQDRRFKNRELQIMRKLRHDNIITLKWFFFSSGEKRDEVYLNLVMEFLPETLYKVERQYARAKQTLPVNFVRLYMYQLLRSMGYLHSLGFCHRDIKPQNMLLDSETGVLKLCDFGSAKQLISGEPNVSYICSRYYRAPELIFGSTDYTTKIDMWSAGCVMSELLLGQLIFPGDSGVDQIVEIVKVMGTPTSEQLHDMNPHYKQFKLPELKPHPWSKVFRIRTPAEAIDLVSKMLIYSPNARVSPLMGCAHPFFDELRQDPHQQLPNGRSLPPLFNFTDYEKTIEPDTMPLLLPRAQGSSTTKEPSAAHRNRNTAGEESPRKTEDSQKPATAALSKSPGPSGKALESPPGFLQHDLGNGDHVAVGTMPMEPLTLEQNHFAAESYAVGEDAEDNLEEDVGDENDYDYDDGGQCNSTYISDDMDEASESDDDDFEEEDEN